In one window of Notolabrus celidotus isolate fNotCel1 chromosome 15, fNotCel1.pri, whole genome shotgun sequence DNA:
- the ednrba gene encoding endothelin receptor Ba, with the protein MKTHIFCMALLVLAGHILVASGQPEPAQQAPQDPPSITQRLGLVERDVQGPMRSNITMPRRRLPPMCTGPTEIRDTFKYINTVVSCLVFVVGIIGNSTLLRIIYKNKCMRNGPNILIGSLALGDLLHIIIGIPINVYKLLAEDWPFGVTLCKLVPFVQKASVGITVLSLCALSIDRYRAVASWSRIKGIGVPKWMAIEIALIWILSIILAIPEAIAFDMITMDYKGEHLRICLLHPMQKAVFMRFYKTAKDWWLFSVYFCLPLACTAIFYTLMTCEMLRKKNGVQIALSDHLKQRREVAKTVFCLVLVFALCWLPLHLSRILKLTIYDEKDPNRCELLSFFLVLDYIGINMASVNSCINPIALYMVSKRFKNCFRSCLCCWCLPAEMLMDDKQLCTKMKVTERASDQSNSRLTNKSTTA; encoded by the exons ATGAAGACTCATATTTTCTGCATGGCGTTACTCGTCTTGGCGGGCCACATCCTTGTAGCCAGTGGGCAACCAGAGCCAGCACAACAAGCCCCTCAGGACCCCCCTAGTATCACCCAGAGACTTGGACTTGTAGAGAGAGACGTGCAAGGTCCAATGAGGTCCAACATCACAATGCCCCGGCGCCGGCTTCCTCCAATGTGCACTGGACCCACAGAAATCAGAGACACATTTAAGTACATCAATACGGTGGTGTCCTGCCTGGTGTTTGTCGTGGGAATTATCGGTAATTCCACGCTGCTGAGGATCATCTATAAGAATAAATGCATGAGAAACGGACCCAACATACTGATCGGAAGCCTGGCACTCGGAGACCTGCTGCACATCATCATCGGTATCCCTATTAATGTTTATAAG ctcctgGCAGAGGACTGGCCTTTTGGAGTGACTCTGTGCAAGCTGGTGCCGTTCGTCCAGAAAGCCTCAGTGGGGATCACAGTGCTGAGTCTGTGTGCTCTGAGTATTGACAG GTATCGTGCCGTGGCCTCCTGGAGCCGTATAAAAGGGATTGGTGTACCAAAGTGGATGGCTATCGAGATAGCGCTCATCTGGATTTTATCCATCATCCTGGCCATTCCAGAGGCAATAGCCTTTGACATGATCACCATGGACTACAAAGGAGAACACTTGAGGATATGTTTACTGCACCCCATGCAGAAAGCGGTCTTTATGAGG TTTTATAAAACAGCAAAGGACTGGTGGCTGTTCAGTGTGTATTTCTGCCTGCCGTTGGCCTGCACTGCCATTTTCTACACTCTGATGACCTGTGAGATGCTGAGGAAGAAGAATGGTGTCCAGATCGCTCTCAGTGACCACCTCAAACAG CGGAGGGAGGTGGCTAAGACAGTTTTCTGCCTGGTTCTGGTCTTCGCTCTGTGCTGGCTACCGCTCCACCTCAGTCGTATCCTCAAGCTCACCATCTATGATGAGAAAGATCCAAACCGCTGTGAATTGCTCAG tttctttttggtGTTGGACTACATTGGTATCAACATGGCATCTGTCAACTCCTGCATCAACCCAATCGCCCTCTACATGGTCAGCAAACGCTTCAAGAACTGCTTCAGG TCCTGCCTGTGTTGCTGGTGTCTACCAGCAGAGATGCTCATGGATGATAAGCAGTTGTGCACAAAAATGAAAGTCACTGAGCGAGCCTCAGACCAGAGCAACTCCCGCTTGACCAACAAGTCCACCACCGCCTGA